One window from the genome of Onychomys torridus chromosome 20, mOncTor1.1, whole genome shotgun sequence encodes:
- the Gli1 gene encoding zinc finger protein GLI1 isoform X2, producing the protein MFNSMTPPQVNTYGEPCCLRPLPSQGVPSMGTEGCSGLPFCHQANFMSGPQGYGSARETSGCTEGPLFPPPRSSVRLTKKRALSISPLSDASLDLQTVIRTSPSSLVAFINSRCTSPGGSYGHLSIGTMSPSLGFPSQMSHQKGTSPSYGVQPCVPHDSSRGAMMLHPQSRGPRPTCQLKSELDMLVGKCPEEPLEGDVSSPNSTGTQEPLLGMLDGREDLEEKPEPESVYETDCRWDGCSQEFDSQEQLVHHINSEHIHGERKEFVCHWGGCSRELRPFKAQYMLVVHMRRHTGEKPHKCTFEGCRKSYSRLENLKTHLRSHTGEKPYMCEHEGCSKAFSNASDRAKHQNRTHSNEKPYVCKLPGCTKRYTDPSSLRKHVKTVHGPDAHVTKRHRGDGPLPRAPSLSTVEPKREREGGSIREESRLTVPEGAMKPQQSPGAQSSCSSDHSPAGSAANTDSGVEMTGNAGGSTEDLSSLDEGPCVAGTGISTLHRLENLRLDQLHQLRPVGSRGLKLPSLTHAGTPVSRRLGPPGSLDHRSPSSSSISSAYTVSRRSSLASPFPPGSPPDNGVSTLPGLTPAQHYMLRARYASARGRGTPPTAAHGLDRMGALPVPPWRSRAEYPGYNPNAGVTRRASDPARTADYPAPARVQRFKSLGCVHTPPGVAPGRGFDPHLPTSVYSPQPPSITENVAMDTRGLQEEPEVGTSVMGNGLNPYVDLSSADSLGYGGPEGMAAELYGARGPGSLPLGTGSLTNYGPSHCAQQGSYPDPTPETWSEFPSHSGMYPGTKAPSGAYSQCPRLEHYGQVQVKPEQGCPVGSNSTGLAPCLNAHPSEGSPGPQPPFSHYPQPPPSQYPQSGPYPRPPHDYLPSEHRPGLDFDPPSHSTGQLKAQLVCTYVQSQQELPWGSKGRGGLPDQELPYQSSKFLGGSQANQSPAKGPAATYGSGFAPTLANHKSGSFPVHSPCQETLAVGANRPSHRPAAAPPRLLPPLPSCYGPLKVGGTNPSCGHPEVGRLGAGPALYPPPEGQMSNPLDSLDLDSTQLDFVAILDEAQGLSPPPSHEQGDSSKNTPPPSGPLNMAVGNMSVLLGSLPGETQFLNSSA; encoded by the exons ATGTTCAACTCCATGACTCCACCACAAGTCAATACCTATGGTGAGCCCTGCTGTCTCCGACCCCTCCCCAGCCAAGGGGTCCCCAGCATGGGTACGGAAG GATGTTCTGGCTTACCCTTTTGCCACCAAGCCAACTTTATGTCAGGGCCCCAGGGCTATGGGTCTGCCAGAGAGACCAGCGGCTGTACGGAGG GGCCGCTTTTTCCTCCTCCCCGGAGTTCGGTGAGGTTGACAAAGAAGCGGGCGCTCTCCATCTCCCCTCTGTCCGACGCCAGCCTGGATCTACAAACAGTTATCCGTACCTCACCCAGCTCCCTCGTGGCCTTCATCAACTCACGTTGCACATCTCCAGGAGGCTCCTACGGCCATCTCTCCATTGGCACCATGAG TCCATCTCTAGGATTCCCATCCCAGATGAGTCACCAAAAAGGGACTTCGCCGTCCTATGGAGTCCAGCCCTGTGTTCCACATGACTCTTCTCGGGGTGCAATGATGCTGCACCCTCAGTCCCGGGGACCACGTCCGACCTGCCAG CTGAAGTCAGAGCTGGACATGCTGGTGGGCAAATGCCCAGAGGAGCCTTTGGAAGGTGACGTGTCTAGCCCCAACTCAACAGGCACACAG GAGCCCCTGCTGGGGATGCTGGATGGGCGGGAGGACCTGGAAGAGAAACCTGAGCCTGAGTCTGTTTATGAGACTGACTGCCGCTGGGATGGCTGCAGCCAGGAGTTCGATTCCCAGGAGCAGCTGGTGCAC catATCAACAGCGAGCACATCCACGGGGAGCGGAAGGAGTTTGTGTGCCACTGGGGAGGCTGCTCCAGGGAGCTGAGGCCCTTCAAAGCCCAGTACATGCTGGTGGTGCACATGCGCAGACACACGGGCGAGAAGCCGCACAAGTGCACG TTTGAAGGCTGTAGGAAGTCATACTCCCGCCTTGAGAACCTGAAGACGCACCTGCGGTCGCACACGGGGGAGAAGCCTTACATGTGTGAACACGAAGGCTGCAGCAAGGCCTTCAGCAACGCCAGTGACCGTGCCAAGCACCAGAATCGGACGCACTCCAATGAG AAGCCGTACGTGTGTAAGCTCCCCGGCTGTACCAAGCGCTATACCGATCCCAGCTCACTCCGCAAACACGTCAAGACAGTGCACGGTCCTGACGCCCATGTGACCAAGCGGCACCGAGGCGACGGCCCCTTGCCACGGGCACCGTCCCTGTCCACGGTGGAGcccaagagagaaagggaagggggatcCATCAGGGAAGAGAGCAGATTGACTGTGCCCGAGGGTGCCATG AAACCACAGCAGAGCCCTGGGGCACAGTCTTCCTGCAGCAGTGACCACTCCCCAGCAGGCAGCGCGGCCAATACTGACAGCGGGGTCGAAATGACCGGCAACGCAGGGGGCAGCACTGAGGACCTGTCCAGCTTGGATGAAGGCCCCTGTGTTGCTGGCACTGGAATTTCTACTCTTCACCGCCTGGAGAACCTCAGGCTGGACCAGCTGCATCAGCTCCGGCCAGTAGGATCCCGTGGTCTTAAACTGCCCAGCTTAACCCATGCTG gcacaCCCGTGTCCCGCCGGCTGGGCCCCCCAGGCTCCCTTGACCACCGCAGCCCCAGCTCCAGCAGTATCAGTTCAGCTTACACAGTCAGCCGCCGCTCCTCCCTggcctcccctttccctcctggATCCCCACCGGACAACGGGGTGTCCACCCTACCTGGCCTCACACCTGCCCAGCACTACATGCTCCGCGCGAGATATGCGTCAGCCAGGGGGCGTGGTACCCCACCCACGGCAGCCCACGGCCTGGATCGGATGGGGGCTCTTCCTGTACCTCCTTGGAGAAGCCGAGCTGAGTATCCAGGATACAACCCCAACGCAGGGGTCACCCGGAGGGCCAGTGACCCAGCCCGGACTGCCGACTACCCTGCTCCAGCCAGGGTCCAACGGTTTAAGAGCCTGGGATGTGTCCACACGCCCCCTGGTGTGGCGCCCGGACGGGGCTTCgatccccacctccctacctctGTCTATTCACCACAGCCCCCGAGCATCACTGAAAATGTTGCTATGGATACCAGAGGCCTACAGGAGGAGCCAGAAGTTGGAACTTCCGTGATGGGCAATGGTCTGAACCCATACGTGGACCTTTCATCTGCTGATAGTCTGGGATACGGGGGACCTGAGGGAATGGCGGCTGAGCTTTATGGAGCTAGGGGTCCAGGCTCCCTGCCTCTTGGGACTGGTTCACTGACCAACTATGGCCCtagccactgtgcccagcaggGCTCCTATCCTGACCCCACCCCGGAAACATGGAGTGAGTTTCCTTCCCATTCTGGGATGTATCCGGGCACTAAGGCTCCAAGTGGAGCCTATAGCCAGTGCCCTAGACTTGAACATTATGGACAAGTGCAGGTAAAACCAGAACAAGGGTGCCCCGTGGGGTCCAACTCCACCGGACTGGCACCCTGCCTCAATGCCCACCCCAGTGAGGGGTCCCCAGGCCCACAACCTCCATTTTCCCATtatccccaaccccctccttcCCAGTATCCCCAGTCGGGTCCATATCCTCGGCCTCCCCATGATTATCTTCCGTCAGAACACAGGCCTGGCCTCGATTTCGACCCCCCCTCTCATTCCACAGGGCAGCTCAAAGCTCAGCTCGTGTGTACTTACGTCCAGTCCCAGCAAGAGCTGCCGTGGGGGAGCAAGGGCCGGGGAGGGCTCCCCGACCAGGAACTTCCCTACCAGAGCTCCAAGTTTCTGGGCGGTTCCCAAGCTAACCAAAGCCCTGCCAAAGGGCCAGCAGCTACATACGGATCGGGCTTTGCACCTACTTTGGCCAATCACAAGTCAGGCTCCTTTCCCGTCCATTCGCCGTGCCAAGAGACTTTGGCAGTGGGGGCAAACCGGCCTTCCCATAGGCCGGCAGCAGCACCACCCCGGCTTCTGCCCCCACTGCCCTCTTGCTATGGACCCCTCAAGGTGGGGGGCACCAACCCTAGCTGTGGACACCCTGAAGTGGGCAGGTTGGGTGCAGGCCCTGCCTTGTACCCTCCCCCAGAAGGGCAGATGTCCAACCCTCTGGACTCTCTTGACCTGGACAGCACTCAGCTGGACTTCGTGGCTATTCTGGATGAGGCCCAGGGgctgagtcctcctccttcccatgaGCAAGGGGACAGCTCTAAAAATACCCCACCTCCCTCTGGACCTCTCAACATGGCAGTGGGTAACATGAGTGTCCTACTGGGGTCTCTGCCCGGAGAGACACAATTCCTCAACTCTAGTGCCTAA
- the Gli1 gene encoding zinc finger protein GLI1 isoform X1: MFNSMTPPQVNTYGEPCCLRPLPSQGVPSMGTEGECVYQSLSLEDSADLSPSSRIPPNLPHATLLPTGQFRDPILGVWDHSLRGVSRYAPYRRPIQMPHSTCLSFPGCSGLPFCHQANFMSGPQGYGSARETSGCTEGPLFPPPRSSVRLTKKRALSISPLSDASLDLQTVIRTSPSSLVAFINSRCTSPGGSYGHLSIGTMSPSLGFPSQMSHQKGTSPSYGVQPCVPHDSSRGAMMLHPQSRGPRPTCQLKSELDMLVGKCPEEPLEGDVSSPNSTGTQEPLLGMLDGREDLEEKPEPESVYETDCRWDGCSQEFDSQEQLVHHINSEHIHGERKEFVCHWGGCSRELRPFKAQYMLVVHMRRHTGEKPHKCTFEGCRKSYSRLENLKTHLRSHTGEKPYMCEHEGCSKAFSNASDRAKHQNRTHSNEKPYVCKLPGCTKRYTDPSSLRKHVKTVHGPDAHVTKRHRGDGPLPRAPSLSTVEPKREREGGSIREESRLTVPEGAMKPQQSPGAQSSCSSDHSPAGSAANTDSGVEMTGNAGGSTEDLSSLDEGPCVAGTGISTLHRLENLRLDQLHQLRPVGSRGLKLPSLTHAGTPVSRRLGPPGSLDHRSPSSSSISSAYTVSRRSSLASPFPPGSPPDNGVSTLPGLTPAQHYMLRARYASARGRGTPPTAAHGLDRMGALPVPPWRSRAEYPGYNPNAGVTRRASDPARTADYPAPARVQRFKSLGCVHTPPGVAPGRGFDPHLPTSVYSPQPPSITENVAMDTRGLQEEPEVGTSVMGNGLNPYVDLSSADSLGYGGPEGMAAELYGARGPGSLPLGTGSLTNYGPSHCAQQGSYPDPTPETWSEFPSHSGMYPGTKAPSGAYSQCPRLEHYGQVQVKPEQGCPVGSNSTGLAPCLNAHPSEGSPGPQPPFSHYPQPPPSQYPQSGPYPRPPHDYLPSEHRPGLDFDPPSHSTGQLKAQLVCTYVQSQQELPWGSKGRGGLPDQELPYQSSKFLGGSQANQSPAKGPAATYGSGFAPTLANHKSGSFPVHSPCQETLAVGANRPSHRPAAAPPRLLPPLPSCYGPLKVGGTNPSCGHPEVGRLGAGPALYPPPEGQMSNPLDSLDLDSTQLDFVAILDEAQGLSPPPSHEQGDSSKNTPPPSGPLNMAVGNMSVLLGSLPGETQFLNSSA; encoded by the exons ATGTTCAACTCCATGACTCCACCACAAGTCAATACCTATGGTGAGCCCTGCTGTCTCCGACCCCTCCCCAGCCAAGGGGTCCCCAGCATGGGTACGGAAGGTGAGTGTGTTTACcagtccctgagccttgaggactCGGCAGATCTCTCACCTAGTTCCAGGATCCCCCCCAACCTGCCCCACGCTACTTTGCTACCTACAGGACAATTTCGAGACCCCATACTTGGAGTCTGGGATCATAGCTTACGTGGGGTCTCAAGGTACGCCCCGTATCGCCGCCCCATCCAAATGCCCCACTCCACCTGTCTCTCTTTTCCAGGATGTTCTGGCTTACCCTTTTGCCACCAAGCCAACTTTATGTCAGGGCCCCAGGGCTATGGGTCTGCCAGAGAGACCAGCGGCTGTACGGAGG GGCCGCTTTTTCCTCCTCCCCGGAGTTCGGTGAGGTTGACAAAGAAGCGGGCGCTCTCCATCTCCCCTCTGTCCGACGCCAGCCTGGATCTACAAACAGTTATCCGTACCTCACCCAGCTCCCTCGTGGCCTTCATCAACTCACGTTGCACATCTCCAGGAGGCTCCTACGGCCATCTCTCCATTGGCACCATGAG TCCATCTCTAGGATTCCCATCCCAGATGAGTCACCAAAAAGGGACTTCGCCGTCCTATGGAGTCCAGCCCTGTGTTCCACATGACTCTTCTCGGGGTGCAATGATGCTGCACCCTCAGTCCCGGGGACCACGTCCGACCTGCCAG CTGAAGTCAGAGCTGGACATGCTGGTGGGCAAATGCCCAGAGGAGCCTTTGGAAGGTGACGTGTCTAGCCCCAACTCAACAGGCACACAG GAGCCCCTGCTGGGGATGCTGGATGGGCGGGAGGACCTGGAAGAGAAACCTGAGCCTGAGTCTGTTTATGAGACTGACTGCCGCTGGGATGGCTGCAGCCAGGAGTTCGATTCCCAGGAGCAGCTGGTGCAC catATCAACAGCGAGCACATCCACGGGGAGCGGAAGGAGTTTGTGTGCCACTGGGGAGGCTGCTCCAGGGAGCTGAGGCCCTTCAAAGCCCAGTACATGCTGGTGGTGCACATGCGCAGACACACGGGCGAGAAGCCGCACAAGTGCACG TTTGAAGGCTGTAGGAAGTCATACTCCCGCCTTGAGAACCTGAAGACGCACCTGCGGTCGCACACGGGGGAGAAGCCTTACATGTGTGAACACGAAGGCTGCAGCAAGGCCTTCAGCAACGCCAGTGACCGTGCCAAGCACCAGAATCGGACGCACTCCAATGAG AAGCCGTACGTGTGTAAGCTCCCCGGCTGTACCAAGCGCTATACCGATCCCAGCTCACTCCGCAAACACGTCAAGACAGTGCACGGTCCTGACGCCCATGTGACCAAGCGGCACCGAGGCGACGGCCCCTTGCCACGGGCACCGTCCCTGTCCACGGTGGAGcccaagagagaaagggaagggggatcCATCAGGGAAGAGAGCAGATTGACTGTGCCCGAGGGTGCCATG AAACCACAGCAGAGCCCTGGGGCACAGTCTTCCTGCAGCAGTGACCACTCCCCAGCAGGCAGCGCGGCCAATACTGACAGCGGGGTCGAAATGACCGGCAACGCAGGGGGCAGCACTGAGGACCTGTCCAGCTTGGATGAAGGCCCCTGTGTTGCTGGCACTGGAATTTCTACTCTTCACCGCCTGGAGAACCTCAGGCTGGACCAGCTGCATCAGCTCCGGCCAGTAGGATCCCGTGGTCTTAAACTGCCCAGCTTAACCCATGCTG gcacaCCCGTGTCCCGCCGGCTGGGCCCCCCAGGCTCCCTTGACCACCGCAGCCCCAGCTCCAGCAGTATCAGTTCAGCTTACACAGTCAGCCGCCGCTCCTCCCTggcctcccctttccctcctggATCCCCACCGGACAACGGGGTGTCCACCCTACCTGGCCTCACACCTGCCCAGCACTACATGCTCCGCGCGAGATATGCGTCAGCCAGGGGGCGTGGTACCCCACCCACGGCAGCCCACGGCCTGGATCGGATGGGGGCTCTTCCTGTACCTCCTTGGAGAAGCCGAGCTGAGTATCCAGGATACAACCCCAACGCAGGGGTCACCCGGAGGGCCAGTGACCCAGCCCGGACTGCCGACTACCCTGCTCCAGCCAGGGTCCAACGGTTTAAGAGCCTGGGATGTGTCCACACGCCCCCTGGTGTGGCGCCCGGACGGGGCTTCgatccccacctccctacctctGTCTATTCACCACAGCCCCCGAGCATCACTGAAAATGTTGCTATGGATACCAGAGGCCTACAGGAGGAGCCAGAAGTTGGAACTTCCGTGATGGGCAATGGTCTGAACCCATACGTGGACCTTTCATCTGCTGATAGTCTGGGATACGGGGGACCTGAGGGAATGGCGGCTGAGCTTTATGGAGCTAGGGGTCCAGGCTCCCTGCCTCTTGGGACTGGTTCACTGACCAACTATGGCCCtagccactgtgcccagcaggGCTCCTATCCTGACCCCACCCCGGAAACATGGAGTGAGTTTCCTTCCCATTCTGGGATGTATCCGGGCACTAAGGCTCCAAGTGGAGCCTATAGCCAGTGCCCTAGACTTGAACATTATGGACAAGTGCAGGTAAAACCAGAACAAGGGTGCCCCGTGGGGTCCAACTCCACCGGACTGGCACCCTGCCTCAATGCCCACCCCAGTGAGGGGTCCCCAGGCCCACAACCTCCATTTTCCCATtatccccaaccccctccttcCCAGTATCCCCAGTCGGGTCCATATCCTCGGCCTCCCCATGATTATCTTCCGTCAGAACACAGGCCTGGCCTCGATTTCGACCCCCCCTCTCATTCCACAGGGCAGCTCAAAGCTCAGCTCGTGTGTACTTACGTCCAGTCCCAGCAAGAGCTGCCGTGGGGGAGCAAGGGCCGGGGAGGGCTCCCCGACCAGGAACTTCCCTACCAGAGCTCCAAGTTTCTGGGCGGTTCCCAAGCTAACCAAAGCCCTGCCAAAGGGCCAGCAGCTACATACGGATCGGGCTTTGCACCTACTTTGGCCAATCACAAGTCAGGCTCCTTTCCCGTCCATTCGCCGTGCCAAGAGACTTTGGCAGTGGGGGCAAACCGGCCTTCCCATAGGCCGGCAGCAGCACCACCCCGGCTTCTGCCCCCACTGCCCTCTTGCTATGGACCCCTCAAGGTGGGGGGCACCAACCCTAGCTGTGGACACCCTGAAGTGGGCAGGTTGGGTGCAGGCCCTGCCTTGTACCCTCCCCCAGAAGGGCAGATGTCCAACCCTCTGGACTCTCTTGACCTGGACAGCACTCAGCTGGACTTCGTGGCTATTCTGGATGAGGCCCAGGGgctgagtcctcctccttcccatgaGCAAGGGGACAGCTCTAAAAATACCCCACCTCCCTCTGGACCTCTCAACATGGCAGTGGGTAACATGAGTGTCCTACTGGGGTCTCTGCCCGGAGAGACACAATTCCTCAACTCTAGTGCCTAA